From Phocoena phocoena chromosome 16, mPhoPho1.1, whole genome shotgun sequence, a single genomic window includes:
- the HNRNPF gene encoding heterogeneous nuclear ribonucleoprotein F isoform X6 produces the protein MMLGPEGGEGFVVKLRGLPWSCSVEDVQNFLSDCTIHDGVAGVHFIYTREGRQSGEAFVELESEDDVKMALKKDRESMGHRYIEVFKSHRTEMDWVLKHSGPNSADTANDGFVRLRGLPFGCTKEEIIQFFSGYCLSGMYDQRYGDGEFTVQSTTGHCVHMRGLPYKATENDIYNFFSPLNPVRVHIEIGPDGRVTGEADVEFATHEEAVAAMSKDRANMQHRYIELFLNSTTGSSNGAYSSQMMQGIGVSTPSTYSGLESQSVSGCYGAAASYGGQNSMSGYD, from the exons ATGATGTTGGGCCCCGAGGGAGGTGAAGGCTTTGTAGTCAAGCTCCGTGGCCTGCCCTGGTCCTGCTCTGTTGAGGATGTGCAGAATTTCCTCTCCGACTGCACAATTCATGATGGGGTCGCAGGCGTTCACTTTATCTACACTAGAGAAGGCAGGCAGAGTGGTGAGGCTTTTGTTGAACTTGAATCAGAAGATGATGTAAAAATGGCCCTTAAAAAAGACAGGGAAAGCATGGGACATCGGTACATTGAGGTGTTCAAGTCCCACAGAACCGAGATGGATTGGGTGTTGAAGCACAGTGGTCCAAACAGTGCTGACACCGCCAATGATGGTTTCGTGCGACTTCGAGGACTCCCGTTTGGATGCACCAAGGAAGAAATCATTCAGTTCTTCTCAGG TTACTGTCTCTCTGGGATGTATGACCAAAGGTATGGAGATGGCGAGTTCACTGTCCAGAGCACCACTGGACACTGTGTCCACATGAGAGGTCTGCCCTACAAAGCCACGGAGAACGACATTTACAACTTCTTCTCTCCACTCAACCCAGTGAGAGTCCATATTGAGATTGGCCCTGATGGAAGAGTGACCGGTGAAGCTGATGTCGAATTTGCCACTCACGAAGAAGCTGTGGCGGCCATGTCCAAAGACAGGGCTAACATGCAGCACAGATACATAGAACTTTTCTTGAATTCCACGACAGGGTCCAGCAACGGGGCATATAGCAGCCAGATGATGCAAGGCATAGGGGTATCAACCCCGTCCACTTATAGTGGCCTTGAGAGCCAATCCGTGAGTGGCTGTTATGGGGCGGCGGCTAGCTATGGTGGCCAGAATAGCATGAGTGGATATGACTAG
- the HNRNPF gene encoding heterogeneous nuclear ribonucleoprotein F isoform X2 — MMLGPEGGEGFVVKLRGLPWSCSVEDVQNFLSDCTIHDGVFKSHRTEMDWVLKHSGPNSADTANDGFVRLRGLPFGCTKEEIIQFFSGLEIVPNGITLPVDPEGKITGEAFVQFASQELAEKALGKHKERIGHRYIEVFKSSQEEVRSYSDPPLKFMSVQRPGPYDRPGTARRYIGIVKQAGLERMRSGAYSAGYGGYEEYSGLSDGYGFTTDLFGRDLSYCLSGMYDQRYGDGEFTVQSTTGHCVHMRGLPYKATENDIYNFFSPLNPVRVHIEIGPDGRVTGEADVEFATHEEAVAAMSKDRANMQHRYIELFLNSTTGSSNGAYSSQMMQGIGVSTPSTYSGLESQSVSGCYGAAASYGGQNSMSGYD; from the exons ATGATGTTGGGCCCCGAGGGAGGTGAAGGCTTTGTAGTCAAGCTCCGTGGCCTGCCCTGGTCCTGCTCTGTTGAGGATGTGCAGAATTTCCTCTCCGACTGCACAATTCATGATGGG GTGTTCAAGTCCCACAGAACCGAGATGGATTGGGTGTTGAAGCACAGTGGTCCAAACAGTGCTGACACCGCCAATGATGGTTTCGTGCGACTTCGAGGACTCCCGTTTGGATGCACCAAGGAAGAAATCATTCAGTTCTTCTCAGGGTTGGAAATCGTGCCAAACGGGATCACATTGCCTGTGGACCCCGAGGGCAAGATTACAGGGGAAGCCTTTGTGCAGTTTGCCTCACAGGAGTTAGCTGAGAAGGCTCTAGGGAAGCACAAGGAGAGAATAGGGCACAGGTATATTGAGGTGTTCAAGAGCAGTCAGGAAGAAGTTAGGTCATACTCGGATCCCCCTCTGAAGTTCATGTCAGTGCAGCGGCCGGGGCCCTATGACCGGCCTGGCACAGCCAGGAGGTATATCGGCATTGTCAAGCAAGCAGGCCTGGAGAGGATGAGGTCTGGTGCCTACAGTGCAGGCTATGGGGGCTATGAGGAGTACAGTGGCCTCAGCGATGGCTACGGCTTCACCACCGACCTGTTTGGAAGAGACCTCAGTTACTGTCTCTCTGGGATGTATGACCAAAGGTATGGAGATGGCGAGTTCACTGTCCAGAGCACCACTGGACACTGTGTCCACATGAGAGGTCTGCCCTACAAAGCCACGGAGAACGACATTTACAACTTCTTCTCTCCACTCAACCCAGTGAGAGTCCATATTGAGATTGGCCCTGATGGAAGAGTGACCGGTGAAGCTGATGTCGAATTTGCCACTCACGAAGAAGCTGTGGCGGCCATGTCCAAAGACAGGGCTAACATGCAGCACAGATACATAGAACTTTTCTTGAATTCCACGACAGGGTCCAGCAACGGGGCATATAGCAGCCAGATGATGCAAGGCATAGGGGTATCAACCCCGTCCACTTATAGTGGCCTTGAGAGCCAATCCGTGAGTGGCTGTTATGGGGCGGCGGCTAGCTATGGTGGCCAGAATAGCATGAGTGGATATGACTAG
- the HNRNPF gene encoding heterogeneous nuclear ribonucleoprotein F isoform X1: MMLGPEGGEGFVVKLRGLPWSCSVEDVQNFLSDCTIHDGVAGVHFIYTREGRQSGEAFVELESEDDVKMALKKDRESMGHRYIEVFKSHRTEMDWVLKHSGPNSADTANDGFVRLRGLPFGCTKEEIIQFFSGLEIVPNGITLPVDPEGKITGEAFVQFASQELAEKALGKHKERIGHRYIEVFKSSQEEVRSYSDPPLKFMSVQRPGPYDRPGTARRYIGIVKQAGLERMRSGAYSAGYGGYEEYSGLSDGYGFTTDLFGRDLSYCLSGMYDQRYGDGEFTVQSTTGHCVHMRGLPYKATENDIYNFFSPLNPVRVHIEIGPDGRVTGEADVEFATHEEAVAAMSKDRANMQHRYIELFLNSTTGSSNGAYSSQMMQGIGVSTPSTYSGLESQSVSGCYGAAASYGGQNSMSGYD, encoded by the coding sequence ATGATGTTGGGCCCCGAGGGAGGTGAAGGCTTTGTAGTCAAGCTCCGTGGCCTGCCCTGGTCCTGCTCTGTTGAGGATGTGCAGAATTTCCTCTCCGACTGCACAATTCATGATGGGGTCGCAGGCGTTCACTTTATCTACACTAGAGAAGGCAGGCAGAGTGGTGAGGCTTTTGTTGAACTTGAATCAGAAGATGATGTAAAAATGGCCCTTAAAAAAGACAGGGAAAGCATGGGACATCGGTACATTGAGGTGTTCAAGTCCCACAGAACCGAGATGGATTGGGTGTTGAAGCACAGTGGTCCAAACAGTGCTGACACCGCCAATGATGGTTTCGTGCGACTTCGAGGACTCCCGTTTGGATGCACCAAGGAAGAAATCATTCAGTTCTTCTCAGGGTTGGAAATCGTGCCAAACGGGATCACATTGCCTGTGGACCCCGAGGGCAAGATTACAGGGGAAGCCTTTGTGCAGTTTGCCTCACAGGAGTTAGCTGAGAAGGCTCTAGGGAAGCACAAGGAGAGAATAGGGCACAGGTATATTGAGGTGTTCAAGAGCAGTCAGGAAGAAGTTAGGTCATACTCGGATCCCCCTCTGAAGTTCATGTCAGTGCAGCGGCCGGGGCCCTATGACCGGCCTGGCACAGCCAGGAGGTATATCGGCATTGTCAAGCAAGCAGGCCTGGAGAGGATGAGGTCTGGTGCCTACAGTGCAGGCTATGGGGGCTATGAGGAGTACAGTGGCCTCAGCGATGGCTACGGCTTCACCACCGACCTGTTTGGAAGAGACCTCAGTTACTGTCTCTCTGGGATGTATGACCAAAGGTATGGAGATGGCGAGTTCACTGTCCAGAGCACCACTGGACACTGTGTCCACATGAGAGGTCTGCCCTACAAAGCCACGGAGAACGACATTTACAACTTCTTCTCTCCACTCAACCCAGTGAGAGTCCATATTGAGATTGGCCCTGATGGAAGAGTGACCGGTGAAGCTGATGTCGAATTTGCCACTCACGAAGAAGCTGTGGCGGCCATGTCCAAAGACAGGGCTAACATGCAGCACAGATACATAGAACTTTTCTTGAATTCCACGACAGGGTCCAGCAACGGGGCATATAGCAGCCAGATGATGCAAGGCATAGGGGTATCAACCCCGTCCACTTATAGTGGCCTTGAGAGCCAATCCGTGAGTGGCTGTTATGGGGCGGCGGCTAGCTATGGTGGCCAGAATAGCATGAGTGGATATGACTAG
- the HNRNPF gene encoding heterogeneous nuclear ribonucleoprotein F isoform X4, with product MMLGPEGGEGFVVKLRGLPWSCSVEDVQNFLSDCTIHDGVAGVHFIYTREGRQSGEAFVELESEDDVKMLAEKALGKHKERIGHRYIEVFKSSQEEVRSYSDPPLKFMSVQRPGPYDRPGTARRYIGIVKQAGLERMRSGAYSAGYGGYEEYSGLSDGYGFTTDLFGRDLSYCLSGMYDQRYGDGEFTVQSTTGHCVHMRGLPYKATENDIYNFFSPLNPVRVHIEIGPDGRVTGEADVEFATHEEAVAAMSKDRANMQHRYIELFLNSTTGSSNGAYSSQMMQGIGVSTPSTYSGLESQSVSGCYGAAASYGGQNSMSGYD from the exons ATGATGTTGGGCCCCGAGGGAGGTGAAGGCTTTGTAGTCAAGCTCCGTGGCCTGCCCTGGTCCTGCTCTGTTGAGGATGTGCAGAATTTCCTCTCCGACTGCACAATTCATGATGGGGTCGCAGGCGTTCACTTTATCTACACTAGAGAAGGCAGGCAGAGTGGTGAGGCTTTTGTTGAACTTGAATCAGAAGATGATGTAAAAATG TTAGCTGAGAAGGCTCTAGGGAAGCACAAGGAGAGAATAGGGCACAGGTATATTGAGGTGTTCAAGAGCAGTCAGGAAGAAGTTAGGTCATACTCGGATCCCCCTCTGAAGTTCATGTCAGTGCAGCGGCCGGGGCCCTATGACCGGCCTGGCACAGCCAGGAGGTATATCGGCATTGTCAAGCAAGCAGGCCTGGAGAGGATGAGGTCTGGTGCCTACAGTGCAGGCTATGGGGGCTATGAGGAGTACAGTGGCCTCAGCGATGGCTACGGCTTCACCACCGACCTGTTTGGAAGAGACCTCAGTTACTGTCTCTCTGGGATGTATGACCAAAGGTATGGAGATGGCGAGTTCACTGTCCAGAGCACCACTGGACACTGTGTCCACATGAGAGGTCTGCCCTACAAAGCCACGGAGAACGACATTTACAACTTCTTCTCTCCACTCAACCCAGTGAGAGTCCATATTGAGATTGGCCCTGATGGAAGAGTGACCGGTGAAGCTGATGTCGAATTTGCCACTCACGAAGAAGCTGTGGCGGCCATGTCCAAAGACAGGGCTAACATGCAGCACAGATACATAGAACTTTTCTTGAATTCCACGACAGGGTCCAGCAACGGGGCATATAGCAGCCAGATGATGCAAGGCATAGGGGTATCAACCCCGTCCACTTATAGTGGCCTTGAGAGCCAATCCGTGAGTGGCTGTTATGGGGCGGCGGCTAGCTATGGTGGCCAGAATAGCATGAGTGGATATGACTAG
- the HNRNPF gene encoding heterogeneous nuclear ribonucleoprotein F isoform X5: MMLGPEGGEGFVVKLRGLPWSCSVEDVQNFLSDCTIHDGVAGVHFIYTREGRQSGEAFVELESEDDVKMALKKDRESMGHRYIEVFKSHRTEMDWVLKHSGPNSADTANDGFVRLRGLPFGCTKEEIIQFFSGAGYGGYEEYSGLSDGYGFTTDLFGRDLSYCLSGMYDQRYGDGEFTVQSTTGHCVHMRGLPYKATENDIYNFFSPLNPVRVHIEIGPDGRVTGEADVEFATHEEAVAAMSKDRANMQHRYIELFLNSTTGSSNGAYSSQMMQGIGVSTPSTYSGLESQSVSGCYGAAASYGGQNSMSGYD, translated from the exons ATGATGTTGGGCCCCGAGGGAGGTGAAGGCTTTGTAGTCAAGCTCCGTGGCCTGCCCTGGTCCTGCTCTGTTGAGGATGTGCAGAATTTCCTCTCCGACTGCACAATTCATGATGGGGTCGCAGGCGTTCACTTTATCTACACTAGAGAAGGCAGGCAGAGTGGTGAGGCTTTTGTTGAACTTGAATCAGAAGATGATGTAAAAATGGCCCTTAAAAAAGACAGGGAAAGCATGGGACATCGGTACATTGAGGTGTTCAAGTCCCACAGAACCGAGATGGATTGGGTGTTGAAGCACAGTGGTCCAAACAGTGCTGACACCGCCAATGATGGTTTCGTGCGACTTCGAGGACTCCCGTTTGGATGCACCAAGGAAGAAATCATTCAGTTCTTCTCAGG TGCAGGCTATGGGGGCTATGAGGAGTACAGTGGCCTCAGCGATGGCTACGGCTTCACCACCGACCTGTTTGGAAGAGACCTCAGTTACTGTCTCTCTGGGATGTATGACCAAAGGTATGGAGATGGCGAGTTCACTGTCCAGAGCACCACTGGACACTGTGTCCACATGAGAGGTCTGCCCTACAAAGCCACGGAGAACGACATTTACAACTTCTTCTCTCCACTCAACCCAGTGAGAGTCCATATTGAGATTGGCCCTGATGGAAGAGTGACCGGTGAAGCTGATGTCGAATTTGCCACTCACGAAGAAGCTGTGGCGGCCATGTCCAAAGACAGGGCTAACATGCAGCACAGATACATAGAACTTTTCTTGAATTCCACGACAGGGTCCAGCAACGGGGCATATAGCAGCCAGATGATGCAAGGCATAGGGGTATCAACCCCGTCCACTTATAGTGGCCTTGAGAGCCAATCCGTGAGTGGCTGTTATGGGGCGGCGGCTAGCTATGGTGGCCAGAATAGCATGAGTGGATATGACTAG
- the HNRNPF gene encoding heterogeneous nuclear ribonucleoprotein F isoform X3: MMLGPEGGEGFVVKLRGLPWSCSVEDVQNFLSDCTIHDGVAGVHFIYTREGRQSGEAFVELESEDDVKMALKKDRESMGHRYIEVFKSHRTEMDWITLPVDPEGKITGEAFVQFASQELAEKALGKHKERIGHRYIEVFKSSQEEVRSYSDPPLKFMSVQRPGPYDRPGTARRYIGIVKQAGLERMRSGAYSAGYGGYEEYSGLSDGYGFTTDLFGRDLSYCLSGMYDQRYGDGEFTVQSTTGHCVHMRGLPYKATENDIYNFFSPLNPVRVHIEIGPDGRVTGEADVEFATHEEAVAAMSKDRANMQHRYIELFLNSTTGSSNGAYSSQMMQGIGVSTPSTYSGLESQSVSGCYGAAASYGGQNSMSGYD, translated from the exons ATGATGTTGGGCCCCGAGGGAGGTGAAGGCTTTGTAGTCAAGCTCCGTGGCCTGCCCTGGTCCTGCTCTGTTGAGGATGTGCAGAATTTCCTCTCCGACTGCACAATTCATGATGGGGTCGCAGGCGTTCACTTTATCTACACTAGAGAAGGCAGGCAGAGTGGTGAGGCTTTTGTTGAACTTGAATCAGAAGATGATGTAAAAATGGCCCTTAAAAAAGACAGGGAAAGCATGGGACATCGGTACATTGAGGTGTTCAAGTCCCACAGAACCGAGATGGATT GGATCACATTGCCTGTGGACCCCGAGGGCAAGATTACAGGGGAAGCCTTTGTGCAGTTTGCCTCACAGGAGTTAGCTGAGAAGGCTCTAGGGAAGCACAAGGAGAGAATAGGGCACAGGTATATTGAGGTGTTCAAGAGCAGTCAGGAAGAAGTTAGGTCATACTCGGATCCCCCTCTGAAGTTCATGTCAGTGCAGCGGCCGGGGCCCTATGACCGGCCTGGCACAGCCAGGAGGTATATCGGCATTGTCAAGCAAGCAGGCCTGGAGAGGATGAGGTCTGGTGCCTACAGTGCAGGCTATGGGGGCTATGAGGAGTACAGTGGCCTCAGCGATGGCTACGGCTTCACCACCGACCTGTTTGGAAGAGACCTCAGTTACTGTCTCTCTGGGATGTATGACCAAAGGTATGGAGATGGCGAGTTCACTGTCCAGAGCACCACTGGACACTGTGTCCACATGAGAGGTCTGCCCTACAAAGCCACGGAGAACGACATTTACAACTTCTTCTCTCCACTCAACCCAGTGAGAGTCCATATTGAGATTGGCCCTGATGGAAGAGTGACCGGTGAAGCTGATGTCGAATTTGCCACTCACGAAGAAGCTGTGGCGGCCATGTCCAAAGACAGGGCTAACATGCAGCACAGATACATAGAACTTTTCTTGAATTCCACGACAGGGTCCAGCAACGGGGCATATAGCAGCCAGATGATGCAAGGCATAGGGGTATCAACCCCGTCCACTTATAGTGGCCTTGAGAGCCAATCCGTGAGTGGCTGTTATGGGGCGGCGGCTAGCTATGGTGGCCAGAATAGCATGAGTGGATATGACTAG